A genome region from Nocardiopsis exhalans includes the following:
- a CDS encoding transposase family protein, whose protein sequence is MVTYSATLDVPRHIVEFLARHLAAHRRSIATPKGSRALGPFRQAVLVLRWFRERGCVHCLARDAGISQATSYRYLHEGIDVLAGQAPDLHEVLANCHNEGIARVVLDGTLIASDRLAGVRENGNDLWFSQKHKAFGGNIQFLSAPDGTPLWVSAVEPGSTPDITAARLHALPALYKAAAEGLPTLADKGYQGAGIGVHTPIKRPTGQGEGALHVDTRMYNALLRHVRALGERTAAELKERWRTLKYVTLSPSRIGDIARAALVLNRQWK, encoded by the coding sequence TTGGTCACCTATTCTGCCACCCTCGACGTCCCACGCCACATCGTCGAGTTCCTCGCCCGACACCTGGCCGCCCACCGCCGAAGCATCGCCACTCCGAAGGGCTCACGGGCACTCGGGCCGTTCCGCCAAGCGGTGCTGGTGCTGCGCTGGTTCCGTGAGCGCGGCTGTGTGCACTGCCTGGCCCGTGACGCCGGAATCTCCCAGGCCACCAGCTACCGCTACCTACACGAAGGCATCGACGTCCTCGCCGGCCAGGCCCCCGACCTGCACGAAGTCTTGGCCAATTGCCACAACGAAGGGATAGCGCGCGTAGTCTTGGACGGCACGCTGATCGCCTCCGACCGCCTCGCGGGCGTCCGCGAGAACGGCAACGACCTGTGGTTCAGCCAAAAACACAAGGCCTTCGGCGGCAACATCCAGTTCCTATCCGCACCGGACGGCACCCCGCTGTGGGTCTCCGCAGTCGAGCCCGGATCCACCCCCGACATCACCGCCGCCCGCCTCCACGCCCTGCCCGCCCTGTACAAGGCAGCGGCCGAGGGCCTGCCCACCCTGGCTGACAAGGGCTACCAAGGCGCCGGTATCGGCGTGCACACCCCCATCAAGCGCCCTACGGGCCAGGGCGAAGGGGCTCTGCACGTGGACACACGGATGTATAACGCGCTGTTGCGGCACGTGCGTGCGCTCGGTGAGCGCACCGCCGCCGAACTCAAGGAGCGCTGGCGGACGCTGAAGTACGTCACGCTTAGCCCGAGCCGGATCGGAGACATCGCCCGTGCGGCTCTTGTCCTCAACAGGCAGTGGAAATGA
- a CDS encoding dihydrodipicolinate synthase family protein, with protein sequence MNSVFTGLSAFPLTPLKDDAVDEAAFVGLVERLAAAGADSVTALGSTGSYAYLAPEERARVARLAVEHAGGTPVFIGVGALRTSQVLAHVESAEAAGAAGVLLAPMTYQPLTEDDVFELFRAVTEHTELPVIVYDNPGTTRFTFSTELYARIARLPGVASIKIPGVPADPTKAREHVAAIRATVPEHVTIGVSGDASAATGLSAGCDAWYSVIGGTLPGPAITITRAALDGRPDDATAESERLAPLWDLFAEFGGSLRVVAAIAEHLGLASTRCLPLPIQGLTDAQRTRVAGIVDRLGLG encoded by the coding sequence ATGAACAGCGTCTTCACCGGCCTCAGTGCCTTCCCTCTGACCCCGCTCAAGGATGACGCCGTCGATGAGGCGGCGTTCGTCGGCCTGGTCGAACGACTCGCGGCGGCAGGGGCGGACTCGGTCACGGCACTCGGTTCGACCGGTTCCTACGCCTATCTCGCTCCCGAAGAGCGTGCCCGCGTCGCCCGGCTCGCGGTCGAGCACGCCGGGGGCACGCCTGTGTTCATCGGCGTCGGGGCGCTGCGTACCTCGCAGGTCCTGGCCCACGTCGAGAGCGCGGAGGCCGCGGGTGCCGCTGGTGTGCTGCTGGCCCCGATGACCTATCAACCGCTCACCGAGGACGACGTGTTCGAGCTGTTCCGCGCCGTCACCGAGCACACCGAACTGCCGGTCATCGTCTACGACAACCCCGGCACCACCCGCTTCACCTTCAGCACCGAGCTCTACGCCCGGATCGCCCGGCTTCCGGGGGTCGCCTCGATCAAGATCCCCGGTGTCCCCGCCGATCCGACCAAGGCGCGGGAACATGTCGCCGCGATCCGCGCGACCGTGCCGGAGCACGTCACCATCGGGGTCTCCGGGGACGCGTCGGCCGCGACCGGTCTGAGCGCGGGCTGCGATGCCTGGTATTCGGTGATCGGCGGAACCCTCCCGGGCCCGGCGATCACGATCACTCGTGCGGCGCTCGACGGTCGGCCCGACGACGCGACCGCGGAGTCGGAACGCCTCGCCCCGCTGTGGGACCTGTTCGCGGAGTTCGGCGGCAGTCTGCGCGTGGTCGCCGCGATCGCCGAACACCTCGGCCTGGCCTCTACGCGGTGCCTGCCGCTGCCGATCCAAGGCCTCACCGACGCACAGCGGACCCGGGTCGCCGGGATCGTCGACCGACTCGGCCTTGGGTAG
- a CDS encoding AbrB/MazE/SpoVT family DNA-binding domain-containing protein, producing the protein MSVRKARRRRAVMRRKNQVTLPREVAEALHIREGDEVEFDVTESGQVVLRGMASAPAGQAWFWDPEWQRGEREASEQIATGRTEEFEGAESMFDALEEEAR; encoded by the coding sequence ATGAGCGTTAGGAAGGCGCGACGTCGACGCGCGGTGATGCGTCGTAAGAACCAGGTCACCCTGCCCCGTGAGGTCGCCGAGGCCCTGCACATTCGTGAGGGCGACGAGGTCGAGTTCGATGTCACGGAGAGCGGTCAGGTCGTGCTCAGGGGCATGGCATCGGCTCCCGCTGGCCAGGCGTGGTTCTGGGACCCCGAATGGCAGCGGGGTGAGCGGGAGGCCAGTGAGCAGATCGCCACGGGCCGGACCGAGGAGTTCGAGGGCGCGGAGTCGATGTTCGACGCTCTAGAGGAAGAGGCACGCTGA
- a CDS encoding PhzF family phenazine biosynthesis protein, which produces MHDDATLNAFEYSARMRRFRQVDVFGEESCTGNPVAVVLDAEGLDDEALRRFSVWSNLSECTFVFPPTMPGADYRVRIFSLNTELAFAGHPTLGTARAWLDAGGVPATPGVVVQECDAGLVPVRLGGDRLAFSAPARLRSGPVDSDLLTALLEILGIGREHVVDAEWLDNGPGWVGLLLDHADTVLKLRPDASAHPGRWDIGVIGAHDPGSEAAFELRAFFTEGEDPLREDPVTGSLNAAAAEWLIASGRAETPYVAAQGTAMERRGRIHVSSDQDKIWIGGRAEIILSGSAVL; this is translated from the coding sequence GTGCACGATGACGCGACCTTGAACGCGTTCGAATATTCTGCGCGCATGAGGAGATTCCGGCAGGTCGACGTTTTCGGCGAGGAGTCCTGTACTGGCAATCCCGTCGCAGTCGTACTCGATGCCGAAGGGCTTGACGACGAGGCACTCCGCCGATTCTCGGTCTGGTCGAACCTGTCGGAGTGCACCTTCGTGTTTCCCCCGACAATGCCGGGCGCGGACTACCGGGTGCGCATCTTCAGCCTGAACACCGAGCTCGCGTTTGCCGGGCACCCGACCCTGGGAACCGCACGGGCGTGGCTGGACGCGGGCGGCGTTCCCGCCACGCCCGGCGTCGTGGTGCAGGAGTGCGATGCCGGGCTGGTTCCCGTCCGTCTCGGGGGCGACAGGCTCGCCTTCTCAGCGCCTGCGCGACTGCGATCAGGACCGGTCGACTCCGACCTGCTCACCGCACTGCTCGAGATCCTCGGGATCGGGCGTGAGCACGTGGTCGACGCGGAGTGGCTGGATAACGGTCCCGGCTGGGTGGGGCTCCTGCTCGACCACGCGGACACCGTACTGAAGCTGCGTCCGGACGCGTCAGCGCATCCGGGCCGGTGGGATATCGGTGTGATCGGGGCTCACGATCCGGGCTCGGAGGCGGCGTTCGAACTGCGGGCGTTCTTCACCGAGGGCGAGGACCCTCTGCGTGAGGATCCGGTGACGGGCAGTCTGAATGCCGCGGCCGCGGAATGGCTGATCGCGAGCGGCCGAGCCGAGACGCCCTATGTGGCAGCGCAGGGCACCGCGATGGAACGACGGGGCCGCATTCATGTCAGCAGTGACCAGGACAAGATCTGGATCGGTGGGCGAGCAGAGATCATCCTCTCAGGATCTGCCGTCCTGTGA
- a CDS encoding RNaseH domain-containing protein, with product MLRVLARVRIVIAAAPVRLSHQPISWCDRSRYPAPLHAAKQMDLDHPQYRRSALPEEQSSAEKEEEFED from the coding sequence ATGCTGCGGGTCCTGGCTCGCGTCCGGATCGTGATCGCGGCCGCGCCAGTGCGTCTAAGTCACCAGCCCATCTCCTGGTGCGACCGCTCCCGCTACCCGGCACCACTCCACGCTGCCAAACAGATGGACCTCGATCACCCGCAGTACCGCCGTTCCGCGCTTCCCGAAGAGCAGTCATCCGCAGAGAAAGAGGAAGAGTTCGAAGACTAG
- a CDS encoding glycerol dehydrogenase: MASNTPSLRVFASPDRYVQGRGAMEQLGALVGKLGYKPLVLTDDVVRDLVDDTLTRSFKEADVPLTFERFGGIPTRAESERVGEVIEENGHDVIVGLGGGAAIDAAKAAGDNAGVPWVSAATVASTDAPTSALSVVYTEEGAFESYRFYDRNPALVVVDTQLVAQAPTKFLAAGVGDALATWIEARALRGTDAPNMVSGLPTRAGTALAQLSWDILWESALPALDAVERDLVTPDVEAVVEATTLLSGLGFESGGLAAAHAVHDGLTAVDESHHLAHGEKVNIGSLTQLLLEGAATAEVEEFAEFTARAGLPTTLTEAGLGDADDALLDRVVEAAMAPEETIHNLPFTPSHRDVRDALRAVEGVGRRVRERAGLGTPKAPEKG, from the coding sequence ATGGCCTCGAACACTCCGTCCCTGCGCGTCTTCGCCTCACCCGACCGCTACGTCCAGGGGCGGGGCGCGATGGAGCAGCTCGGCGCCCTGGTCGGCAAACTGGGGTACAAACCCCTGGTCCTCACCGACGACGTGGTGCGGGACCTGGTCGACGACACGTTGACGCGCTCCTTCAAGGAAGCCGATGTGCCGCTGACCTTCGAGCGGTTCGGCGGGATCCCCACCAGGGCCGAGTCCGAACGGGTCGGCGAGGTCATCGAGGAGAACGGCCACGACGTGATCGTGGGTCTGGGCGGCGGGGCGGCGATCGACGCAGCCAAGGCCGCGGGCGACAACGCCGGGGTGCCCTGGGTGAGCGCCGCCACGGTGGCCTCCACCGACGCGCCCACCTCCGCGCTCTCCGTGGTCTACACGGAGGAGGGCGCCTTCGAGTCCTACCGTTTCTACGACCGCAACCCCGCTCTGGTGGTGGTCGACACCCAGCTGGTGGCACAGGCCCCCACGAAGTTCCTCGCGGCGGGGGTGGGCGACGCCCTGGCCACCTGGATCGAGGCCCGCGCCCTGCGGGGCACCGACGCGCCGAACATGGTCAGCGGGCTCCCCACCAGGGCCGGGACCGCGCTGGCCCAGCTCTCCTGGGACATCCTGTGGGAGTCCGCCCTGCCCGCGCTGGACGCCGTGGAACGGGATCTGGTGACCCCGGACGTGGAGGCGGTGGTGGAGGCCACCACCCTGCTGTCCGGGCTGGGCTTCGAGTCAGGCGGGCTGGCCGCCGCGCACGCGGTGCACGACGGCCTCACCGCGGTGGACGAGTCCCACCACCTGGCCCACGGCGAGAAGGTCAACATCGGTTCCCTCACCCAGCTGCTTCTGGAGGGCGCCGCCACCGCCGAGGTGGAGGAGTTCGCCGAGTTCACCGCGCGGGCGGGCCTGCCCACCACACTCACCGAGGCGGGTCTGGGCGATGCCGACGACGCGCTGCTGGACCGGGTGGTCGAGGCCGCCATGGCCCCCGAGGAGACCATCCACAACCTCCCGTTCACCCCCTCACACCGGGACGTGCGCGACGCGCTCCGCGCGGTGGAAGGGGTCGGCCGCCGGGTCAGGGAACGCGCGGGACTGGGCACGCCCAAGGCACCGGAGAAGGGCTGA